Proteins encoded in a region of the Mucilaginibacter sabulilitoris genome:
- a CDS encoding MBL fold metallo-hydrolase, with the protein MVIHQFYDKGLAHASYAVIRTGKMIVIDPARNPQPYYDFATLHDADIVGVIETHPHADFVSSHLEIHEATNAVIYCSKLTGATYPHETFDDGDFIQLNDIKLKAINTPGHSPDSICILLEDEQGRDTAIFTGDTLFVGDVGRPDLRENVGNITAKKEELAKQMYLSTRQKLMTLPKSVIVYPAHGPGSLCGKNMSPDLESTIGRELRENYALQLMDELTFIKTLTTDQPFVPKYFGYDVDLNKAGAASFKQSVDAIKRLNPETPLENNIVVIDARPKQQFRNGHLKGAINLQDGEKFETWLGSILNPEEPFYLIAENEESIDKLVKKAAKIGYENNIRATLLAPANATERSADLDLNDFRNNPEHYQVIDVRNQGEVNEGKVFENAISIPLSQLRERINEVPTDRPIVIHCAAGYRSAAATSIVAGQIHQVPVYDLGEVVINFAEGINS; encoded by the coding sequence ATGGTAATTCATCAGTTCTACGATAAAGGTTTAGCGCATGCGTCATACGCGGTGATACGTACAGGTAAAATGATCGTTATTGATCCGGCCCGCAATCCGCAGCCTTATTATGACTTTGCCACGTTGCATGATGCAGATATAGTGGGCGTTATTGAAACCCATCCGCATGCCGATTTTGTGAGTTCGCACCTGGAAATACATGAGGCCACCAACGCGGTAATATATTGCAGCAAGCTCACCGGCGCCACTTATCCGCATGAAACTTTTGATGATGGCGATTTCATTCAGCTTAATGATATAAAACTTAAAGCCATCAATACTCCCGGCCATTCGCCCGATTCTATCTGTATTTTGCTGGAAGATGAGCAAGGCCGCGATACCGCGATTTTTACCGGCGACACCCTGTTTGTAGGTGATGTAGGCAGGCCTGATCTGCGCGAAAACGTGGGAAACATCACCGCTAAAAAAGAAGAGCTGGCCAAACAAATGTATCTGAGCACCCGGCAAAAATTAATGACACTTCCAAAAAGCGTTATCGTATACCCGGCTCATGGCCCGGGCTCATTGTGCGGCAAAAACATGAGTCCTGATCTGGAAAGTACCATAGGCCGCGAATTACGCGAAAACTATGCACTGCAACTGATGGATGAACTCACTTTTATTAAAACCCTCACCACCGATCAGCCTTTTGTGCCAAAATACTTTGGTTATGATGTTGATCTGAATAAAGCCGGAGCCGCATCTTTTAAGCAAAGTGTTGATGCCATTAAACGATTAAATCCTGAAACACCTCTCGAAAACAATATTGTTGTTATTGATGCACGCCCAAAACAGCAGTTTAGAAACGGGCACCTCAAAGGAGCAATTAATTTGCAGGACGGTGAGAAATTTGAAACCTGGCTGGGATCGATATTAAACCCGGAAGAACCCTTTTACCTGATAGCCGAAAATGAGGAGAGTATTGATAAGCTTGTAAAGAAGGCAGCTAAAATAGGTTACGAAAATAATATCAGGGCCACACTGCTGGCGCCAGCCAATGCCACGGAGAGATCTGCGGATCTTGACTTGAATGACTTTAGGAACAACCCTGAACATTATCAGGTTATTGATGTACGCAACCAGGGCGAAGTAAATGAAGGCAAAGTATTTGAAAATGCCATCAGTATACCCCTGTCTCAATTGCGTGAGCGAATAAACGAAGTACCAACTGATAGACCTATTGTAATACACTGCGCGGCAGGTTATCGTTCTGCTGCGGCAACCAGTATTGTTGCTGGCCAGATACACCAGGTACCTGTGTATGATCTGGGCGAAGTGGTGATCAACTTTGCAGAAGGAATCAATAGTTAA
- a CDS encoding RNA polymerase sigma factor gives MHPPPRITEEEIISQCKTGSLKYQEMLYKLFYGYAMGISLRYSLNRDDALEAVNDAFIKVFNAIHNYNIDKPFKAWLRTIVVNTAIDRRRKDLKFQLNVDLDNAAPISSSIGTVDNLNVQDILKLMSELPAIQLTIFNLYEIDGYNHDEIANMLTIPVSSSRVYLSRAKERLRKMLKKETQSHG, from the coding sequence ATGCATCCACCCCCTCGCATTACTGAAGAAGAGATCATCAGCCAATGCAAAACAGGCAGCTTAAAGTACCAGGAAATGCTGTATAAGCTATTCTATGGCTATGCTATGGGTATAAGTCTGCGTTATAGTTTAAACCGGGACGATGCGTTAGAGGCTGTGAATGATGCTTTTATAAAGGTGTTTAATGCCATACACAATTACAACATAGATAAGCCATTTAAGGCGTGGCTGCGCACCATTGTGGTTAATACCGCTATTGACCGCCGCCGCAAGGATCTTAAATTCCAGTTAAATGTTGATTTGGATAATGCTGCCCCAATAAGCAGCAGCATAGGCACAGTTGATAATTTAAATGTACAGGATATTTTGAAACTGATGAGTGAGCTGCCTGCAATACAGCTTACCATTTTTAATTTATACGAGATAGACGGATATAATCACGACGAAATTGCAAACATGCTAACTATTCCGGTAAGCTCATCAAGGGTTTACCTGAGCAGGGCAAAAGAAAGATTAAGAAAAATGTTAAAGAAAGAAACACAAAGCCATGGATGA
- the mazG gene encoding nucleoside triphosphate pyrophosphohydrolase has translation MPLQAPATATTPATGFERLLHIMDDLRANCPWDKKQTLESLRHLTIEETYELSDAILSADMPEIKKELGDIMLHLVFYAKIASETNDFNITDVLNSVCEKLINRHPHIYGDIEVQNEEDVKRNWEQIKLKEGNKSVLGGVPASLPALVKASRIQEKARGVGFDWEEKAQVWAKVEEEMQEFKNEFNAEDESAIDHEKAEGEFGDLLFSLINYARFININPENALEKTNKKFIKRFQYLEHKAKENGKQLHDMSLAEMDIFWDEAKKL, from the coding sequence ATGCCGTTACAAGCACCAGCAACTGCCACTACCCCTGCAACCGGATTTGAGCGCCTGCTCCACATTATGGACGACCTGAGGGCCAATTGCCCCTGGGATAAAAAACAAACACTGGAAAGCCTGCGGCACCTCACCATTGAAGAAACCTATGAACTTAGCGATGCCATTTTAAGCGCCGACATGCCCGAAATAAAAAAAGAACTGGGCGATATTATGCTCCACCTAGTTTTTTATGCCAAAATAGCTTCTGAAACAAATGACTTTAATATCACGGATGTACTGAACAGCGTTTGTGAAAAGCTGATAAACCGCCATCCGCATATTTATGGTGATATAGAAGTGCAAAATGAGGAAGATGTAAAACGTAACTGGGAGCAAATTAAACTAAAAGAGGGTAATAAATCTGTGCTGGGTGGTGTACCCGCTTCACTGCCTGCGTTGGTTAAGGCATCGCGGATACAGGAAAAAGCCCGCGGAGTTGGTTTCGACTGGGAAGAAAAAGCACAGGTATGGGCCAAAGTTGAGGAAGAAATGCAGGAATTTAAAAACGAATTTAATGCCGAAGATGAAAGCGCCATTGACCACGAAAAAGCCGAAGGCGAATTTGGCGACCTACTGTTCTCCCTAATCAATTATGCACGTTTTATAAATATCAACCCGGAAAACGCACTCGAAAAAACAAACAAAAAATTCATTAAACGTTTTCAGTACTTGGAACATAAAGCAAAGGAAAACGGTAAACAACTGCATGACATGAGCCTTGCCGAAATGGATATTTTTTGGGACGAGGCAAAAAAACTGTAA
- a CDS encoding ABC transporter permease — translation MSFASFISARITFKSKRTFSKLIVRIAIIGIMLGLGVMILSLAIVKGFKHEIREKVRGFAGDIRIVKFDLNSSYESSPFASDSSFIKRALKSPLITHVMPSATKPGIIKANNEIEGVVLKGVDKTYDWSYFKKVMVVGSVIDFTDSVEAQKEIMLSQTTANRLKLRVGDKLLMYFVQEPLRKRQFTIKGIFSTGVEEVDKTFVVGALSLINRLNDWKPGDIGEYELRVSDFDHVNYAANKIDDILPVKLRSHTVVEDYPAIFEWLNLLDVNSVVMLVLMVIVAVINMISALLIMILERTAMIGMFKAMGASNWNIQKVFLFNATYLIGLGLLLGNALGLGLGFFQNKTHFFKLDPASYYMSVVPVEFNLGDILMLNIGTLVICLLVLIIPSMLVSKISPVKAIRFK, via the coding sequence TTGAGTTTCGCCTCCTTTATATCCGCACGTATAACCTTTAAGTCAAAACGCACCTTTTCAAAACTGATAGTGCGCATTGCCATTATTGGCATTATGTTGGGTTTGGGCGTAATGATACTTTCATTAGCCATTGTTAAAGGGTTTAAGCATGAGATCCGCGAAAAAGTGCGTGGATTTGCAGGTGATATCCGCATAGTTAAGTTCGACCTGAACAGTTCTTATGAAAGCTCCCCATTCGCGAGCGATAGCAGTTTTATAAAGCGCGCGCTCAAAAGTCCGCTTATTACTCATGTTATGCCTTCTGCTACAAAGCCGGGTATAATTAAAGCCAATAACGAAATTGAAGGAGTGGTATTGAAAGGAGTTGATAAAACGTACGACTGGTCCTATTTTAAAAAGGTTATGGTGGTTGGTAGTGTTATTGATTTTACCGACTCGGTAGAGGCGCAGAAAGAAATTATGCTGTCGCAAACAACGGCCAACCGTTTAAAACTCAGGGTTGGTGACAAACTGCTGATGTACTTTGTACAGGAGCCGCTGCGTAAACGCCAGTTTACCATAAAGGGCATTTTCAGTACAGGAGTTGAAGAAGTTGATAAAACCTTTGTAGTGGGAGCTTTATCGTTAATTAACCGGTTAAACGATTGGAAACCAGGCGACATCGGTGAGTATGAACTACGCGTATCTGATTTTGACCATGTAAATTATGCCGCTAATAAAATTGATGATATACTGCCGGTAAAGCTACGGTCACATACTGTTGTTGAAGATTATCCTGCCATATTTGAATGGCTCAACCTGCTCGATGTAAATTCGGTAGTAATGCTGGTGCTTATGGTTATAGTTGCAGTTATCAACATGATATCGGCGCTGCTGATCATGATCCTCGAGCGTACCGCCATGATAGGTATGTTCAAGGCCATGGGCGCATCTAACTGGAACATACAGAAAGTGTTTTTATTTAATGCTACCTATTTGATAGGTTTAGGCCTGCTGCTGGGTAATGCGCTGGGCTTAGGCCTGGGCTTTTTTCAAAACAAAACCCATTTCTTTAAACTCGATCCTGCATCTTATTATATGAGCGTTGTACCTGTTGAGTTTAACCTGGGCGATATTTTGATGCTGAATATCGGTACATTGGTTATTTGTCTCCTGGTACTTATCATACCATCAATGCTCGTGAGCAAGATCTCTCCGGTAAAAGCAATACGATTTAAATAA
- the mnmD gene encoding tRNA (5-methylaminomethyl-2-thiouridine)(34)-methyltransferase MnmD: MTKDNLEIVITADGSKTIYNAAVGEHYHSRHGALQESRHVFVNAGLNYFLSQNSVNEVSILEVGFGTGLNFLLSADECSSKKISLNYTGIEAYPLSEAMMAQTGYEQYLPLTLWETYLKHYPETLLNKVDLDTQCQLQIANTKLLDFRGSTQYNIVYFDAFAAAHQPEMWELPSISHTVSLLKPGGVFVTYAITGNLKRMLTSLGVKIEKVQGAPGKREMLRGVKE; the protein is encoded by the coding sequence ATGACTAAGGATAACCTTGAAATAGTAATTACGGCCGATGGCTCAAAAACCATTTACAATGCTGCTGTTGGCGAACATTATCATTCGCGTCACGGGGCCTTGCAGGAAAGCCGCCATGTATTTGTTAATGCAGGGCTCAATTATTTCTTAAGTCAAAACAGTGTTAATGAGGTAAGTATATTGGAGGTTGGCTTTGGCACCGGGCTAAACTTTTTATTAAGTGCCGATGAATGTTCATCAAAAAAGATATCGTTAAACTACACCGGCATCGAAGCTTATCCTCTAAGTGAGGCTATGATGGCGCAAACCGGTTATGAACAATATTTACCCTTAACCTTGTGGGAAACTTATTTAAAGCATTATCCTGAGACATTGCTAAATAAAGTTGATCTGGATACACAATGTCAACTGCAAATAGCAAACACTAAGCTTCTTGACTTCAGGGGTAGCACTCAGTACAACATTGTTTACTTCGACGCCTTCGCTGCTGCGCACCAGCCCGAAATGTGGGAATTACCGTCCATAAGTCATACCGTTAGTTTATTAAAGCCGGGAGGAGTATTTGTTACATACGCCATAACCGGCAATTTAAAAAGGATGCTTACCTCTCTGGGCGTCAAAATAGAAAAGGTTCAGGGTGCGCCCGGTAAACGCGAAATGCTGCGCGGGGTGAAGGAATAA